From the Planktothrix tepida PCC 9214 genome, one window contains:
- a CDS encoding RNA-guided endonuclease InsQ/TnpB family protein → MDDMTKITRTIKLKFVDLNRCKAQVFEQMTAENTRVANKLLSLPIKERRKMTTAKIMSELKSALVNQVIRHTTSPTGRKTKQYKVLPVEVNNQNWKLTLKGNTYSISFPTLKGEKRIPIEVASPHWQPVLDGLLEGTIQGGSFKLIKHRNKWYAYLSITEDVPEVKTEKRLGCDRGQNNLAVVAPKQGFGKFFNGQSVKHRRRYFQQRRKQLQEAKKFRALKKWDKKERRWMDAINHTISRRIVRFAEYHNADVVIEDLEGCRSTMKQSQKSRSDSGESRHNWSYYSLEQKLNYKLALKGLKLIKRPAPYTSKSCSTCGFIGKRNRHDFNCPNGHYHNSDLNAAKNLAQWDGFSCQLDLQRDASVMDSSGLTDGVLGTPLNSVNTVKQEYIQLSLLDWTRYENPTPLA, encoded by the coding sequence ATGGATGACATGACAAAAATAACTCGGACGATTAAATTGAAATTCGTGGATCTCAACCGTTGTAAAGCTCAGGTGTTTGAGCAAATGACGGCAGAAAACACACGGGTTGCCAACAAGCTGTTGTCATTGCCGATTAAAGAACGGCGTAAAATGACAACAGCTAAAATTATGTCCGAGTTAAAATCTGCCCTTGTTAACCAAGTAATCCGACATACCACATCACCCACAGGTCGTAAAACCAAACAATATAAAGTTCTTCCTGTGGAAGTTAACAACCAAAACTGGAAGTTAACCCTAAAAGGGAATACTTATTCAATTAGTTTTCCAACCCTTAAAGGTGAAAAAAGAATTCCCATTGAAGTTGCATCTCCCCATTGGCAACCTGTTTTAGACGGATTGTTAGAGGGAACAATTCAAGGGGGTTCTTTTAAATTAATTAAACATCGAAATAAGTGGTATGCCTATCTGTCAATTACTGAGGATGTTCCAGAAGTTAAGACGGAGAAAAGATTAGGATGTGACCGAGGACAGAATAATTTAGCGGTAGTTGCACCTAAACAGGGTTTTGGTAAGTTCTTTAATGGTCAAAGCGTTAAGCATCGGAGACGTTATTTTCAACAACGAAGAAAACAACTTCAAGAAGCTAAAAAGTTTCGAGCATTAAAGAAATGGGACAAAAAAGAACGACGATGGATGGATGCAATCAATCATACAATCAGCCGTCGAATTGTTCGTTTTGCCGAATACCATAATGCTGATGTTGTTATTGAGGATTTAGAAGGATGTCGAAGCACAATGAAACAGAGCCAAAAATCTCGTTCTGATTCCGGTGAATCTCGACATAATTGGTCTTATTATTCTTTGGAACAGAAACTTAATTATAAGTTGGCTCTTAAAGGATTGAAATTAATTAAAAGACCTGCGCCATACACTTCCAAATCCTGTTCAACCTGTGGTTTTATTGGTAAAAGAAATCGACATGATTTCAATTGCCCTAATGGTCACTACCATAACTCTGATTTGAATGCTGCGAAAAACCTAGCTCAATGGGACGGTTTTTCTTGTCAGTTAGACCTACAGAGAGATGCTTCTGTAATGGATTCATCCGGTTTAACTGATGGGGTGCTTGGCACACCCCTGAACTCGGTGAATACAGTCAAACAAGAGTATATTCAACTGTCTCTGCTTGACTGGACTAGATACGAGAATCCCACCCCTTTAGCGTAG
- the tnpA gene encoding IS200/IS605 family transposase: MTENQYRRKNTSVSLINYHFVFCPKRRKRVLVNGVSRRLEEIIYQKAKELECDVLALEIMPDHVHLFISCHPLIAPHQIMFRIKGASSRILRKEFPHLLKLPSLWSRSYYCGTAGSVSSETIKKYIANQNSH; encoded by the coding sequence ATGACAGAAAATCAATATAGAAGAAAAAACACATCAGTTAGTCTGATCAACTATCATTTTGTCTTTTGCCCAAAAAGGAGGAAAAGGGTGTTGGTTAACGGAGTGAGCAGAAGATTAGAGGAAATTATCTACCAAAAAGCAAAAGAGCTAGAATGTGATGTCCTAGCTCTGGAGATAATGCCTGATCATGTGCATTTATTTATTAGTTGTCACCCTTTGATTGCTCCACATCAAATTATGTTCAGAATCAAAGGGGCATCATCAAGAATATTAAGAAAAGAATTTCCTCATTTACTTAAACTACCTTCTTTGTGGAGTCGAAGCTATTATTGTGGGACGGCTGGTTCTGTTTCTAGTGAAACTATCAAAAAGTATATTGCTAACCAAAACTCTCACTAG
- a CDS encoding formylglycine-generating enzyme family protein has protein sequence MGFEYGYCKVRDLLLRRLKANFGERRLNRLADYMTGYIQQQISLPHNSRIAWQLGPEPHWTALAYTRPGEALEQIRTAIEQALKQADAQERVRLASLVESYGDLLQEAGFAPILTLAQQLEAEPSEELPLSVFSFETVTVNNRGKIIKRETKQARYFTEDLGDGVTLEMVYIPGGTFLMGSLEMEKDSYESERPQHQVTIPPFFMAKYPITQAQWKAVANWPKIQRDLNPDPSDFKGDNRPVENVQWYDAVEFCARLLQRTGRNYCLPSEAQWEYACRAGTQTPFYFGETITSDLANYDARTTYADEPKGKYREETTPVGEFPPNAFGLYDLHGNVWEWCADPWHENYKKAPTGGEVWGEKNDNDNLYQIYDLENLVNLLNRNDIRVLRGGSWYYVPGYCRGAYRNWVEPVSRLRYFGFRIVSLPPAWTL, from the coding sequence GTGGGCTTTGAATACGGTTATTGTAAAGTTCGAGACTTGTTACTCCGTCGCCTCAAAGCCAACTTTGGAGAACGTCGCCTTAACCGTTTGGCGGACTATATGACAGGTTACATCCAACAACAAATTTCCCTCCCCCATAATAGTCGCATTGCTTGGCAATTAGGCCCCGAACCCCACTGGACAGCCCTAGCTTATACTCGACCAGGGGAAGCCCTGGAACAAATTAGAACAGCGATAGAACAAGCTTTAAAACAAGCGGATGCTCAAGAACGGGTGCGTTTAGCGTCTTTAGTTGAAAGTTATGGCGATTTACTCCAAGAAGCCGGATTTGCCCCTATCCTCACCCTAGCACAACAGTTAGAAGCAGAACCCTCTGAAGAACTGCCCCTATCGGTGTTTTCCTTTGAAACCGTTACTGTTAACAACCGAGGGAAAATTATCAAACGGGAAACCAAACAAGCGCGGTACTTCACCGAAGACTTGGGGGATGGTGTGACGTTAGAGATGGTTTATATTCCTGGGGGGACATTCCTCATGGGTTCACTGGAAATGGAAAAAGACAGCTACGAGAGTGAACGTCCTCAACATCAAGTCACTATTCCCCCGTTCTTTATGGCAAAATATCCCATTACCCAAGCCCAATGGAAAGCCGTTGCGAACTGGCCTAAAATTCAACGGGATCTCAACCCTGACCCTTCGGACTTCAAAGGGGATAACCGACCTGTAGAAAACGTTCAATGGTACGATGCAGTCGAATTTTGTGCCAGACTGCTACAACGCACCGGACGGAACTATTGTTTACCCTCAGAAGCCCAATGGGAATATGCGTGTCGCGCTGGTACTCAAACCCCCTTTTACTTTGGGGAAACGATAACCAGTGATTTAGCCAATTATGATGCAAGAACAACCTATGCAGATGAACCGAAAGGGAAATATAGAGAAGAAACTACCCCCGTCGGTGAATTTCCTCCTAATGCCTTTGGATTGTATGATCTACATGGTAATGTCTGGGAATGGTGCGCCGATCCTTGGCATGAAAACTATAAAAAAGCTCCAACAGGAGGAGAAGTTTGGGGTGAAAAAAATGATAATGATAATCTTTATCAAATCTATGATCTTGAAAATTTAGTCAACTTATTAAACAGGAATGATATCCGGGTGTTACGCGGAGGTTCGTGGTACTACGTTCCCGGGTATTGCCGCGGTGCCTATCGTAACTGGGTCGAGCCGGTCAGTCGGCTCAGGTACTTCGGATTTCGTATTGTTTCCCTCCCGCCTGCGTGGACTCTTTAG
- a CDS encoding bifunctional sterol desaturase/short chain dehydrogenase, giving the protein MVWMENIAWGLGSILGAELVRDIYHTLAHVFTPLYRLHNWHHRVFRPDLTPVSEDIYRQAHWYNDVPEAGVMLSFTLILLAIAHIYSPEQQGFALLGCIYTFGFLLSAIARGMGIPNADKLTDLTHLPGEFSSPPAPWMVNRTYHWRHHFDNQNAYFCGTFTVLDKIMGTALSLKGKTVAVTGASGTLGQALLFHLHLKGAKILALTSSEQTLSLTVEGETIPIKTVTWKVGQEQQLAELLQKVDILILNHGINVQGLRTEEAISQSYEVNTFSCWRLLELFLSTVRTNADIAKKEVWVNTSEAEVGPALSPLYELSKRTLGDLITLRRLDAPCVIRKLILGPFKSNLNPIGVLSPDWVAQQILKLAQADVRDIIVTINPLTFLAFPIKEFWVSTYFKVFSRKSADITTTALKRN; this is encoded by the coding sequence ATGGTTTGGATGGAAAATATTGCTTGGGGACTAGGTTCTATCTTAGGTGCGGAACTGGTACGAGATATTTACCATACCCTGGCTCATGTTTTTACACCGTTATATCGTTTGCATAATTGGCATCATCGGGTATTCCGTCCCGATTTAACCCCAGTTAGTGAAGATATTTATCGCCAAGCTCATTGGTATAATGACGTTCCTGAAGCTGGTGTTATGTTAAGCTTTACGTTAATTTTATTAGCGATCGCCCATATTTACAGCCCTGAACAACAAGGATTTGCCCTTCTGGGTTGTATTTATACCTTCGGTTTTTTATTATCTGCTATTGCTAGAGGAATGGGAATTCCAAATGCGGATAAACTCACCGATTTAACCCATCTTCCGGGTGAATTTTCCAGTCCACCTGCACCTTGGATGGTGAATCGAACTTACCATTGGCGGCATCATTTTGATAATCAAAACGCTTATTTTTGTGGAACCTTTACGGTATTAGATAAAATCATGGGAACGGCACTTTCATTAAAAGGAAAAACCGTTGCAGTCACCGGAGCATCAGGAACTCTCGGACAAGCACTCCTCTTTCATTTACACTTAAAAGGTGCCAAAATTTTGGCGTTGACTTCCAGTGAACAAACCCTAAGCTTAACGGTTGAAGGAGAAACAATTCCCATCAAAACCGTCACTTGGAAAGTCGGACAAGAACAACAATTAGCTGAGTTATTGCAAAAGGTTGATATTTTAATTTTAAATCACGGGATTAATGTTCAGGGTCTTAGAACAGAAGAGGCAATCTCTCAATCCTATGAAGTCAATACATTTTCCTGTTGGCGACTGTTAGAATTATTTCTGAGTACCGTTCGCACCAACGCCGATATCGCCAAAAAAGAAGTTTGGGTCAATACCTCCGAAGCCGAAGTGGGGCCAGCCTTAAGTCCCCTTTACGAACTCAGCAAGCGGACGTTAGGGGATTTAATCACTCTCCGTCGTTTAGATGCACCCTGCGTCATTCGTAAATTGATTTTAGGGCCATTTAAGAGCAATTTAAACCCCATTGGTGTCCTGTCTCCTGACTGGGTGGCTCAACAAATTCTTAAACTTGCCCAAGCCGATGTCCGCGATATAATTGTAACTATCAATCCCCTGACATTTCTTGCCTTTCCCATTAAAGAATTCTGGGTGTCTACTTATTTCAAAGTGTTCAGTCGTAAATCTGCTGATATAACCACTACTGCTCTCAAGCGCAATTAG
- a CDS encoding diguanylate cyclase domain-containing protein, which translates to MNKSLRLFQKVNIWGEKNSSKSRLFSIGILAVNLPLLGSTLYLILHPQFPLGKEIFAVVFFSTIAGFILLNHKISQVEQSIIKATTALNSYCETGEILNCNSSPYYELKNLFKAIEYNLQKSEQRIVELETIISSRQEEFFQIILEQETAESHLRQCLGIASRHHLPLCIALVKIEGIDLLENSDPLTPQPPEVTALIQKFQQLLRESDWAVHWGDQEFLLAIFSELPGTKLALSRILNHFLTDPETLPSTPPQCSMYIGFTAAQPNEHYRACIERANQALQKAKTTGEHCVYL; encoded by the coding sequence ATGAATAAGAGTTTGAGACTATTCCAGAAGGTCAATATTTGGGGAGAAAAAAACTCCTCTAAAAGTAGACTTTTTTCCATCGGCATCTTAGCGGTTAATCTTCCCCTACTCGGTTCGACACTTTATTTAATTTTACATCCTCAATTTCCCTTGGGAAAAGAAATTTTTGCCGTTGTTTTTTTTAGTACAATTGCTGGATTTATTTTATTAAATCATAAAATAAGCCAAGTTGAACAGTCTATTATTAAGGCAACAACAGCTTTAAATTCCTATTGTGAAACAGGAGAGATTTTAAACTGTAATTCTAGTCCTTATTATGAACTTAAAAACTTGTTTAAAGCCATTGAATATAACCTTCAAAAAAGTGAGCAGAGAATTGTAGAGCTTGAGACTATAATTAGCTCTCGACAAGAAGAATTTTTTCAAATTATTCTGGAACAAGAAACCGCAGAAAGCCATCTTCGTCAATGTTTGGGTATCGCATCCCGTCATCATTTACCTTTATGTATTGCCTTAGTAAAGATTGAAGGGATTGATTTACTTGAAAATTCAGATCCTTTAACCCCTCAACCCCCGGAAGTAACGGCTCTAATTCAGAAATTTCAACAGCTTTTACGAGAAAGTGATTGGGCTGTTCATTGGGGAGATCAAGAATTTTTATTAGCGATCTTTTCAGAATTACCCGGAACCAAACTAGCACTCAGTCGCATTTTAAATCATTTCTTAACCGACCCAGAAACACTTCCCAGCACTCCTCCTCAATGTTCGATGTATATTGGATTTACAGCAGCACAACCCAATGAACATTATCGCGCCTGTATTGAACGCGCAAACCAAGCTTTACAAAAAGCCAAAACGACAGGAGAACATTGTGTTTATCTGTGA
- a CDS encoding o-succinylbenzoate synthase: protein MNYQFQFQPYQRPFKIPLKTAHGMWKMREGIILNLTDKQGNIGWGEIAPLSWFGSETMEDALIFCQQLPSRISIETIFTIPDHLPACQFGFESAFTELNPNSFLDINKLHYSELLPAGETVLTTWKTLFQQGAKTFKWKIGVDDITEEINIFQKLIHSITTTLSPTQAQKIHLRLDANEGLTFEQAKKWLEHCDLINANQGLIEIEFLEQPLSIDQLDLMLELCDRYSTLLALDESVANLQQLNSCYQQGWLDIFVIKPAIFGSPKKLKNFCQNHEIDAVFSSVFETNIGQKSALKIASELLFYNRAVGFGINHWFTG from the coding sequence ATGAACTATCAATTTCAATTTCAACCCTATCAACGTCCGTTTAAAATCCCTCTAAAAACGGCTCACGGAATGTGGAAAATGCGAGAAGGCATTATTTTAAATTTAACGGATAAGCAGGGTAATATCGGATGGGGAGAAATTGCTCCGTTAAGTTGGTTTGGGTCGGAAACAATGGAAGATGCACTTATATTTTGTCAACAACTTCCAAGTCGCATTTCAATCGAAACAATTTTCACCATTCCCGACCATCTACCCGCTTGTCAGTTTGGGTTTGAATCGGCATTCACAGAGTTAAATCCTAACAGCTTTCTTGATATTAATAAACTTCACTATAGCGAATTATTACCCGCCGGAGAAACCGTATTAACAACTTGGAAAACTCTATTTCAGCAAGGAGCTAAAACTTTTAAATGGAAAATAGGCGTTGATGATATAACTGAAGAAATCAATATTTTCCAAAAGTTAATTCATAGTATAACAACAACTTTAAGCCCCACTCAAGCTCAAAAAATCCATCTCAGGTTAGATGCCAATGAGGGTTTAACCTTTGAGCAAGCAAAAAAATGGTTAGAACATTGTGATTTAATCAATGCAAATCAAGGGTTAATTGAAATCGAATTTTTAGAACAACCCTTATCGATTGATCAATTAGATTTAATGTTAGAATTATGCGATCGCTATAGTACCCTCCTCGCCTTAGATGAATCCGTTGCTAATTTACAACAATTAAACTCTTGCTATCAACAAGGATGGCTAGATATTTTTGTCATTAAGCCTGCTATTTTCGGTTCTCCCAAAAAACTCAAGAACTTTTGCCAAAATCATGAAATTGATGCTGTTTTTTCGTCAGTTTTTGAAACCAATATTGGTCAAAAATCCGCTTTAAAAATAGCCTCTGAACTTTTATTCTATAATCGTGCGGTTGGATTTGGAATTAATCACTGGTTCACTGGTTAA
- the menH gene encoding 2-succinyl-6-hydroxy-2,4-cyclohexadiene-1-carboxylate synthase: MPFIMLKNYQFYYTLNGDINQPVILFLHGFLGNSQDFNARIFPLFSQFCCLTIDLPGHGKTQVLGEDSYYTMPQTATALIEVLNHLKIFQCYLMGYSMGGRLGLYLTLHFPQYFQKVILESTSPGLKTESERLQRFICDLQKVEQLQTLDFTTFLEQWYDQPLFKSLKNHPKFKQVFTQRLNNNPLELSKSLRYLGTGNQPSLWEKLPPNKIPLLLLVGEFDHKFKQINQEMNILSPVSQLQIVSHCGHNILIENSQAWINAIIKFLSE, translated from the coding sequence ATGCCGTTTATAATGTTAAAAAATTATCAATTTTATTATACCCTAAACGGTGATATTAATCAACCTGTTATTTTATTTTTACATGGATTTTTGGGAAATAGTCAGGATTTTAACGCTCGAATTTTTCCTCTTTTCTCTCAGTTTTGCTGTTTAACGATTGACCTCCCAGGACATGGCAAAACCCAAGTTTTAGGAGAGGATAGTTATTATACAATGCCACAAACAGCAACGGCGTTAATAGAAGTGTTAAACCATCTGAAGATTTTCCAATGTTATTTAATGGGATATTCTATGGGGGGAAGATTAGGATTATATTTAACGCTACATTTTCCTCAATATTTCCAAAAAGTTATATTAGAATCCACATCTCCCGGACTGAAAACTGAATCAGAACGATTACAACGGTTTATTTGTGATCTTCAAAAAGTCGAACAACTGCAAACCTTAGATTTCACAACCTTTTTAGAGCAGTGGTATGATCAACCTTTGTTTAAAAGCTTAAAAAATCATCCTAAATTTAAACAAGTTTTTACCCAGCGCTTAAACAATAATCCTCTGGAATTATCAAAATCTCTGCGTTATTTAGGAACAGGAAATCAACCTTCACTCTGGGAAAAATTGCCACCAAATAAAATTCCTTTATTGCTGTTAGTTGGAGAATTTGATCATAAATTTAAACAAATTAATCAAGAAATGAACATATTATCTCCCGTTTCCCAGTTGCAAATTGTCTCTCATTGTGGTCATAATATTTTAATCGAAAATTCTCAAGCGTGGATCAATGCCATTATTAAATTTTTATCCGAATGA
- a CDS encoding class I SAM-dependent methyltransferase yields the protein MNPSNPQDTILISPSTNLYAPLMSELYQQAIQYQESGQFPEAIACYQQLINIEPQSLLAYQRIGYYSLKLEQFEQAATAYQKVIELNPNEFWAYNNLGEAFIKLQRWEEAIPVYEKACQLDPNCFWVYNSLGECLAQTQQWEKAVPIYQKARELDPNYWGVYQKLGELLTTLERWEEVIPIYRRSLELKPDFFWSYIGLSKALIQLERWEEAIPVCQQAISIDPNFFWSYINLGDALSQLKRWQEAVNVYTTANQIKSDFFWSYKNLGDGLIQLQRWQEAIQTYQQALELNSTEASCYYNLGLAYLNLEQKKDAITCFETVLKLQPNNISAQEKLNELLGIPAINSSNASSNLLEPIDWLKYYPKSGQNPSYALPKSLSLGKNPQTGKWQFPVPPQEIMLVFAENEEYYLNSGKTQVQVMLSVLRECGYFLKTGSRILDFGCASGRILRQLADLSEICEIWGTDINADCITWCQQNMSPPFHFFVGTTMPHLPFEDRYFDLIYAGSVFTHIDDLADAWLLELRRILKPGGLAFITLQERFIFEKIKDFPEQWLSNNNVWPEEQKQACIQNYFEYINQDFGMFTLGRDTRSLVFYDLDYFQAKWKPFFQVLAVKQEAYYWQTGVLLKRL from the coding sequence ATGAACCCATCTAATCCACAAGATACTATACTAATTTCCCCCTCCACCAATCTCTATGCCCCGCTCATGAGTGAATTATATCAACAGGCAATTCAATATCAAGAAAGTGGACAATTTCCAGAAGCGATCGCGTGTTATCAACAACTGATTAATATTGAACCTCAATCCCTCTTAGCTTATCAAAGAATTGGCTACTATTCCCTCAAGCTTGAACAATTTGAACAAGCTGCTACCGCCTATCAAAAAGTTATTGAATTAAATCCTAATGAATTTTGGGCTTATAATAATTTAGGAGAAGCATTCATTAAATTACAACGCTGGGAAGAAGCCATTCCTGTCTATGAAAAAGCCTGTCAATTAGATCCAAATTGCTTTTGGGTTTATAATAGTTTAGGAGAATGTTTAGCCCAGACTCAACAATGGGAAAAAGCCGTTCCTATCTATCAAAAAGCGAGGGAATTAGATCCGAACTATTGGGGAGTTTATCAAAAATTAGGAGAACTATTAACGACATTAGAAAGATGGGAAGAAGTTATTCCTATTTATCGCCGTTCCCTGGAATTGAAACCGGACTTTTTTTGGTCATATATTGGCTTAAGTAAAGCATTAATTCAATTAGAGCGATGGGAAGAAGCCATTCCAGTGTGTCAACAAGCGATTTCCATTGATCCGAATTTCTTTTGGTCTTATATTAATTTAGGAGATGCTTTATCTCAGTTAAAACGATGGCAAGAAGCGGTTAATGTTTATACCACAGCCAATCAAATTAAATCCGATTTCTTTTGGTCTTATAAAAATTTAGGAGATGGGTTAATTCAATTACAACGATGGCAAGAGGCAATTCAGACTTATCAACAAGCTTTAGAATTGAATTCAACGGAAGCTTCTTGTTATTATAACTTAGGTTTAGCTTATCTTAATTTAGAACAGAAAAAAGATGCAATTACTTGTTTTGAAACGGTGTTAAAACTGCAACCCAATAATATATCAGCGCAAGAAAAATTAAATGAACTGCTCGGAATTCCAGCAATTAATTCTTCCAACGCCTCATCAAACCTACTAGAACCTATTGACTGGTTAAAGTATTACCCCAAATCGGGACAAAATCCCTCTTATGCGTTGCCTAAATCCCTTTCTTTGGGTAAAAATCCTCAAACCGGAAAATGGCAATTTCCTGTTCCTCCTCAAGAAATTATGTTAGTTTTTGCAGAAAATGAGGAGTATTATCTTAACTCTGGAAAAACTCAGGTTCAGGTGATGTTAAGTGTATTGCGAGAGTGTGGATATTTTCTCAAAACAGGAAGCCGAATTTTAGATTTTGGGTGTGCATCGGGACGTATTCTTCGGCAGTTAGCAGATTTATCCGAGATTTGTGAAATCTGGGGAACAGATATTAACGCTGATTGTATTACTTGGTGTCAACAAAATATGAGTCCCCCCTTTCATTTTTTTGTCGGGACAACAATGCCCCATTTACCCTTTGAAGATCGCTATTTTGATTTAATTTATGCAGGTTCTGTCTTTACCCATATTGATGATTTAGCTGATGCTTGGTTGTTGGAACTCCGACGCATTTTAAAACCCGGAGGACTGGCTTTTATTACACTGCAAGAACGCTTTATTTTTGAAAAAATTAAGGACTTTCCAGAACAATGGCTTTCTAATAATAATGTCTGGCCCGAAGAACAGAAACAGGCTTGCATTCAAAATTATTTTGAATATATTAATCAAGATTTTGGGATGTTTACCTTGGGACGAGATACCCGCTCACTGGTTTTCTATGATTTAGATTATTTTCAAGCTAAATGGAAACCCTTTTTCCAAGTTTTAGCGGTTAAACAAGAAGCTTATTATTGGCAAACTGGAGTCTTATTAAAGCGGTTGTAA
- a CDS encoding TldD/PmbA family protein, with the protein MVNAPTRPMTCDLATLAIDWIHQAGCEYGDIRFCTYRNQSLHANDRSLSHLTDHQKSGFGVRVLLNGSWGFAASYRQTPEELIRVINLAIEIAKGSRLCQQNPVRLVPVQAYQDSYITPITIDPFSIPITEKADLLLTINDRLLQYEEQGIRKASSHLQFNQENKLFASTEGSLIEQTIYRSYSGYRCTAVANGDAQSRSYERPPLNLGYEHIDQTDLLSQIERVAEEAIEKVYAPKGPSGIQTTLILKPTNLYLTIHESVGHPTELDRVYGYESNFAGTSFATTDQLGTLQYGAPWINFKCDRTQPAGRSTIGYDDEGVPSQEWYVVKDGILVDYLTDRETAYRLGRSSSNGCAFADSWSSLPMVRIPNLGLEPGPEGGSHTATLSAMIADTKEGILIDGIGSFSIDQQRRNFQFGGDGFWQIKNGKIIGMLKDVTYHAMTTDFWNQVDAIGPASEWQQCGTNMCGKGEPLQIAQMTHACVPVRVQNINIGGR; encoded by the coding sequence ATGGTAAACGCCCCTACACGACCCATGACTTGCGATTTAGCCACCCTGGCGATTGATTGGATTCACCAAGCGGGATGTGAATATGGAGATATTCGTTTTTGTACTTATCGAAATCAAAGCCTTCATGCTAATGATCGTTCCTTAAGTCACCTGACAGATCATCAGAAATCCGGTTTTGGAGTTCGAGTTCTTCTGAATGGATCTTGGGGATTTGCGGCGAGTTATCGTCAAACTCCAGAAGAACTGATTCGAGTGATTAATTTAGCCATTGAAATTGCGAAAGGGAGCCGTTTATGTCAACAAAATCCTGTGCGTTTAGTTCCCGTACAAGCTTATCAAGATAGTTATATTACACCGATTACCATTGATCCCTTTTCTATTCCCATCACAGAAAAAGCCGACTTATTATTAACAATTAATGACCGCTTACTTCAGTATGAAGAACAGGGGATTAGAAAAGCTAGTTCCCATCTGCAATTTAACCAAGAAAACAAACTATTTGCTTCTACAGAAGGGTCATTGATTGAACAAACAATTTATCGTAGTTATAGTGGATATCGTTGTACGGCGGTGGCGAATGGAGATGCTCAAAGTCGTAGTTATGAACGTCCTCCTTTAAATTTAGGTTATGAACATATTGATCAAACGGATTTATTGAGTCAAATTGAACGAGTCGCCGAGGAAGCCATTGAAAAAGTTTATGCTCCTAAAGGGCCGTCAGGCATTCAAACGACATTAATTTTAAAGCCAACTAATCTTTATTTAACCATTCATGAATCCGTTGGTCATCCCACAGAATTAGACCGAGTTTATGGCTATGAATCTAATTTTGCTGGAACCAGTTTTGCCACAACAGATCAATTAGGAACCTTACAATATGGAGCACCTTGGATTAACTTTAAATGCGATCGCACCCAACCTGCTGGACGCAGCACCATTGGCTATGATGATGAAGGGGTTCCTTCTCAAGAATGGTATGTAGTAAAAGATGGAATTTTAGTGGATTATTTAACCGACCGAGAAACCGCTTATCGTTTAGGACGTTCGAGTAGTAATGGGTGTGCTTTTGCCGATAGTTGGTCAAGTTTACCTATGGTGAGAATTCCTAATTTAGGATTAGAACCAGGGCCAGAAGGAGGAAGCCATACCGCTACATTATCAGCGATGATTGCTGATACAAAAGAGGGGATTTTAATTGATGGAATTGGGAGTTTTTCAATTGATCAACAACGGCGCAATTTTCAATTTGGTGGAGATGGGTTTTGGCAGATTAAAAATGGCAAAATTATCGGAATGTTAAAAGATGTTACTTACCATGCCATGACAACAGATTTTTGGAATCAAGTAGATGCTATCGGCCCTGCTTCTGAATGGCAACAATGTGGTACTAATATGTGTGGAAAAGGCGAACCCTTACAAATTGCTCAAATGACTCATGCTTGTGTTCCCGTGCGGGTACAAAATATTAATATTGGAGGGAGATAA